The sequence below is a genomic window from Mytilus edulis chromosome 2, xbMytEdul2.2, whole genome shotgun sequence.
aaacccgggttttctcgggctgggcaatactcccagaactGGGTAAAActgggcattactgggcaatatgattttttaagctcattttaacacaaaatagttatAAGACTTGgtgtagtttcatagtattacagctaaatatatactttttatacagataaccattgagttGTTTCTAGAAGAgagaaaaattcaatttcattcctTCATTAATTCTATATGTAAGCAGAATACAATATTTAAGGATACCTTGTTAATTACCAAGCATTGTTTCCATGGTTTCCGTAATCCAAACTTtgataaaaatgcattttttaaatgaattgttattttaattgttatatatacattcctattgctaaataaacaccctaaggGGTCATGCCATTAATATTTATAGAATTGAAAGGgatgattattgttacataaacaaatctgtgttctaatctgaataattacttataaattttattaattggtGACAGTacaaatacattatttaaatgtaatttttcttacatgtaattgttaatccTTAATAGGAGTtatacttatttgaaaaaaaatgatttttttgctttatatttaaaatttgaccaatctagacaaataaaacaagtaaaaaatatcttaaatgtattAGATTTGTGTTTGATCACTGAATCCTCTATAAAATTTAGAccaatattttatattacccagtatttcccagtattacccactaaaacccagtaaaacccgggttttcccagtatttcccactggtctgggcaatactcataaaacccgggtttttgccaaccttGATATAAACTTTGACATACATATGCATGTACCTTTcattatttatgaaataaaaatatgaactTCAGCagagacttttttttataattttatagagataaggccacaccaatttaattccttattcgacggacccgcccgcacctatttttttcaaagcagaatttttttattttttttatattcccgcttcccgcatccggaaatgtaatcgtgtccatttcccgcaccgtttttttgttgttgtaaatattataaacagatatttgcatttttttttatagggaaaacggtactatttattctgccataggcgacaatgttaacattttctaaatttaccactttttaagataaaaacctggataaaacagttatatgttgtgttagtactttattactctgttttaaaaaattaaagccaaatagtatcatgaccaacttccaacggagcttgtttttgttatccatgcccaccgtcattttgcaccaaatttatgaaattttgcaagtcttttcgaataattctctagaaaatatttcaataggttttaaaatttatattgtaaatatacacactgcagttattcatagataaataaaaaatatattgtacccttacatccaatcacagcactcctaatttgacttccttcaccagCCTTTGGTACACAAAAttaaaggccaacctaatgctgggaaaattaaatactaccgttttccctataatcACAATCTAACATGTATttgtaacgattttaaacatataagCACCCAAGTACACTGTGTCAATGTCTGTGATAATATTTGATTCAGCATGAAACCCATTTATCCCAAatgggagtgctccgataaatagaaaacagaagaaaatacctgtacagaacaaaacattggtttccTTCCCCCTTACTTAGATTACCTATCAAaatatgttcgttgttagaaataaacttcaaagAACTTCGGAAAGAAATGCCTTCAACTGCAATATGCTGGCGATACAAAACTATCCATACccctgcatgtttatgcacctgtcctggttgattcaggggcctgtcgttcagcagttagatatcgtttgttgatgttcataaatattatttggtattttcccgtttgtatatatataaattagatcgttggttttcctgttcgaattgtgtacatttataattttggggttccttatagcttgctgtttggtctgggcCAAAGCTCTGCCGTACGTACTATGACCTGTATTTGCTATTATCCCTCAGAAGGGCACATatggggtcattttactgttgtaaaAAAGAAACTTgaagaaataccaaggatttgcatggtgttactatacaaatcctttgaagagaggagaaatacatcatatttaaataattttaaacaacattACTATATTCTTAAAGAGaattatttatgatattatttattttgaataatattaaaataaatgtgttaacatggcctaagtccaggaatattacaaaattcttgggcatgttttgaccatttaataccagatagatatatagttctttaagaaaatatgagctcttttgtactaaaaagttttatttccaaaaaaatattgtaacttaTATTGACCCGTCATAAaaaggatatttataaaattgagggTTGTTCCCAActtgattatgacttggatggagaattgtctcattaattggcacacatacatataccaaatctaagtaggtccaaggacacagttatcgtcctttggttttcgttgtctacgaatatagtccctagtgtaaacagtgtataacttgcatgtcttatttgatacactttcccaatttatttctttgatattaaatgcatgaaatatcaagtagggggattgtaattacatgtaaaaaaaaattgggtgctgaatctttatgttaagaagtaaattggtccagttctaaaaggtcaaattttagcacgttctgaagctgtcaaactgaattttacaccccttaacacagaattgtcaatattttgagttagagctggtagaagtttctataattttgatattatttgtctcactggtagtacactacactgtaaaaatctttttgaggaaagagcaggtgcgatttttttaatttgaatttattgtctaaaagaaatgcactacgaaataactgtgttctcgggcctaagagatggattcctgaaatctagattctgtactttggcaactttcctgaatgatttgctggtttcagtttgtcaaactcaatcaaagtaaaggatttacatctttggtttacagaaattctgttaaaatgtgccattttggcattctacggctataataagcattttaaagcagtttacattttatggctaagaggcatgctgactttctatctgacagcttttttgttcctgatatttgtgtttctatgattaaatcaaatttaattaaccatttgtgaactctggatatagagaaaagtagattatcacagaaaaaaagtgcagatatttgtatcacggccatggttaaacggcctaatagatgtatgtaaaatgtgaagagctttgtacatcaaatctgtagtccatcacaaatatttcactaaatctgtaaaaaaagcactttattatactcagtacaccttactcctttcataggctaccattttttttctctgtatgatagtaagtggtccaactttatgcctattaaggctaaaactaaatgcaagttttccattgaaaagtgaaaaaactggccatcagaccatattgtttctaaaaaaattaaatgcaagagtccttttgcaattagacttcttgtatcataacgccttagcatagaaaatgagcaaaaagttacacattttcatttctaatagcttctgtgtgcatttttatatgtcaatatgggctaccgcctaaatcgactctaaataattctcagtactacatggcccaagaccattttatactcatgtggtatgctttttgacacttttctatacatttaaagtacattttatatatatgaaagaataaattaggcataaaaaacttcaaaatcttcaaattggctgagaaaaatgcatatttatataaggcgtccctaaattggaaaatctctattttcaggcataggcttatataaatttaactttggaataattacaatacatctgataaataaaagagtNNNNNNNNNNNNNNNNNNNNNNNNNNNNNNNNNNNNNNNNNNNNNNNNNNNNNNNNNNNNNNNNNNNNNNNNNNNNNNNNNNNNNNNNNNNNNNNNNNNNtattgtgcaatagcaagaaatatctaattgcacaatattgcgcaatagcaagatattttcaattgcacagtattgcgcaatagcaagaaatattcaattgcacagtattgtcctgttttcaaattggtctacattaaggtccaaagggtcaaaaattaaacttagtttgatttcaacaaaaaatgaatatatggggttcttcaatatgctgaatctaaccatgtatttagatatttaatttttgggcccggttatcaaattggtccacattgaggtttaaagggtctaaaattgaacattatttgatttcatcaaaaattgaattcttggggttctatgatatctaaccatgtatttagattttggatattagaccataataggtaaatgtccaatttaaaatttttaagtttttaagtttgaattcttagaccacattcattctgtgtcagaaacctatttaatcacaatccaaattcagagctgtaacaagctttaatgttgtgtccatacttgccccaactgttcagggttcgaactctgcggtcgtataaagctgcgccctgcggagcatctggttaatatttataataacttttaattactgttgacaacgacaaccactcaacatcaggttcctgacttatgTTTTAGTGCTCTTTAAATTGAAGTGAACTGGCTGCTAAAAGTGTaccattatttcattttttcacgttcattaatgattgaaaccaaaaaaatatattttgatttgttaCGCCCCCACTGTATCATGGCTAATGcccatttaaatttttaaaaatacaattgcaGTGCTAACTAAAcattaaaatagtaaaaattgttattaaaaGTGCAATTTTCACTGTACGGTTTAGCAtgttaatctattgtaataaaaatttataatatctaataaaatttgtagattttgctaaccaagtccttatatttgtataaaataacatttgtttatagtggaaaattcttttaacgttaaataagctacaattagaaattgcttgctagtccctcCTGGTGATTAATACATTTGTATTAGATAACTCTGGttaatttcccaatcaatctatcatgaaggggAGATAAATTATTCGgctttcatttatagtctttttcaaaaatgatgaagggttctttatattggtatgtaatcattttaaagtttcaaatttataaaatatataatcgTACATCAATGtctttgatacaccaataacaaaaactgaaatatattgaattgatacattttgtaattattcaaaattaaatcagaaacctatacttaattataaaataatgaacctgtttaAGGGAGACAATACTTGCATAACTTTTTTCGAATCGGCAGTTAATAcaaaggaatgtcactcttgcatacaaatggcacatcaatataattaattaactgtgcattcttgctccaccttcaatgaagattctaaattataaatataaccaaaagttgttaatctataggatagtgaagactaatgaaagctaacccactataaaaaaaaattctttgaaattttttaaaacttactcAGAAAAATGCTAGAGTCACTTGCccttcatagctcataattaacgtttttacacaatattttaataaagtagttaaagtttatttgcttctcaaagtgtaagacgcaatacaaatcgtatgcttgcatctGATCTTCCCCAAATACAGATTTAaataagtcctgaacatttcgacatttgtttatttatttttatcaataccgGTCACAAGTAATgcaagtacatgttaagatcctACTAAATATCTATATCCCAATATCTTCAGGTAAATATGCTATACAGTTTGATTTAAACACACAGAACCTTGGAActtatttgttcatattttaaaatattttttattttagatcatataaatgagaaaaatgaaatgaaaaaagcATCGAAAAAAGTCTTGGTTGATATATGTATTAAACTGTTTGACCAAAAATATGGTAAGTTTAAGGGAAAGGTGTGGTGATGATTTCTTATTATCTGACTCTAAATAACAAACAACAGCTTTATAGTTTGACATTTActtgttattacatgtataactAAAGCTAAGGTGATATCATCGATATTACGTCAACCTTGGATGCAAAGGTAATTTGAGACCTTGCTGGTCTGCAGTCTTCTCAACAGTAGCTGTACAATTGGTTGATCACAACATAGAGACCACTTGGACTAATATAATGAATCTATTGGTCAGTATTCCTGTCTAATTTTGTCTACTTAAATAAGTTAATAGTCTGTATATGCTACAGAAAAAGAGACCATTTTCAACCAATATCCTTTAAACTTCAAAGTTTAAACAGTggaattgtttgaagaatttttctGGACTTGGAAACTTTGTTACTTTTCAGCAAAATTTACAACCTTCAAGCTTATGCATCTTAGAAACATTCTACATTTATTGGTCACAAATATTGCAACCTGACCGTTTGagacttttaaccattttttgtttttactccTTTCCACTTTAAAGGAATTTTATCACAATTATTAATGATTCTGTCTAAATTtccatataattttatttttcagctgAAGCTTTACAGAAAATTAGCTCTAAATTTCCATACAGCTTATTATCTGTGCGTGGACAGCCCTGGTTTACATTGCCAGGGTTCCCTCCGGACCTTCTTCCCTTCAGACATCCATCAAAGTATGATGTACACAGCTTACAAACAATTATAAACTGCAAAGATTTGGTTAAATTCAACATACTTCATAAAAAGTAAGATCAGTATATAAAACTATCCTTTTAAccattttctttaaaacaaagatctatataaaaataagaagatgtggtatgattgccaatgagacaatttaactctccacaagagaccaaatgacacagaaattaacaactataggtcacaaccTTTTTTTTTCACCATATATgtctatttttatttaattcaaccAAGTTTAAGGAAGactattgcaatattgcaatattgAAAGTAATTATGTACATTAAAAACAACTTCTGACAACTTTACTAACAAATAGATTCTGTGAATTCAGAAATGTTTGACTGAATTGGACTTCAACTCTATtttaaactaccttgaccaattactgtaacctgaaacgggacagacagacggataaATGAAGGGAAGAGCAGAgaccaaagaccagaaaacataatgcccctccactatcttaggtggggcataatacaataatagaaataaatagtaatttttatataagataactGTTGCTAGAGAAGAGACCTGTACATAATaatttgagagaaaacaaatatagtATGCAAAACctaatattattataaatgttgtttatttttattagatTGCAAGATGCCTATTATAAAAACAAAGTACCCTGCAAGAACATTACAAAGTCTGCCTTGCAAAATAGATTATCAGGTGTTGTAAAAAAATCTCAGGACCAAATGGATAAAGATTTCATGTCATTTATAGAAAAGGATACAGCTACACATAACAATCAACAAGAAGACAACTCAAAAAGGAAGCAAAGAAAAGAGAAATCAAAGTGTACAAATGACTTAGTATTAAGGAGGTCCAAAAGGAGAAAAACATCAACAACAAAGAAATATGTTTCACTATTGACTCCATCTTGTGTCTCTTATGctgcaaaaaagaaaagaaatcagaAAGATCAGAAGTTAAAACCAAAAACACAAGATTTATCTGTtacaaatacaaatgaaaatacatttataatgCAAATAAAGGAAGAAGCTGCAGATCCAGATGATTATCCTGTACCAGTCATGAAAGAAGATGATAGTAATACATCTATTCCACTCAATGTTTCTGGTGGCAGGTCTATTACAAAATATGACTGGGAGTCTGATAATATCCATACAAAGTCAGATATAGTTGATAGTGTTGAAGAACATTATGATCCTAGGGAGTTCGATAATAACCATACAAAGTCTGATATAATTGATAGTGTTGAAATGACATGTGAAGAACCTTATGGTCCTAGGAAGTCCAATAATATCCATACAAAGTCCGATAGAATTGATAGGGTTGAAGAACCATATGGTCTTAGGGAGACTGATAATATTCATACAAAGTCAGATATAATTGATAGTGTTGAAATGACATGTGATGAACCTAGTGATGATCTACCATGTAGTAATTATACTCAATCTGATGCTATTTTCTTTCATTCTGGTCTCGTGGACAATCAAAACTCTGgaaaatatttttcatgttcCACAGACTCAAATAATTGTGAAAATATAATGATTAAGATTGAGCCAATTGAACATTGAAAATTCTctacttcaataaaaaaaaaatcatatatatatatatatatatataacatcatttACTGTTAAAACAACAGatcagattttttgtatatttcaaataaaataatttaatgtgTTCCTATAATTCATTGTATTGATTGACTCACTGAAACACTTGTTCTACTaattccttttatttatttaaacatcaccataaaagaaataacaaaaaagagACATAATGAATAACTGACCAAagattatgaaacttatataaaaaaaggtgaagtggtatgagtgcaaatgagacaactatccaccaaagttcaaataaagtggaggTAAGAAATTACAGCCTTCAAACAATGATGGAAACTCCTAATTTATAGcaaaacaattaaagaaaaacaaacacgacagacatgaaccaacaaaaACTATTGAactacaggatcctgacttggtacaagcacaTATAGAGAATGAGGtagggttaaatatgtttgtgggcacacattactgtaaattcagaaattattgtgtcaaGAAATCTGAATTGGATGACCAGtattttgttgagtctgcgactttagttgcagaaagcttgacatagggattgTGATCTGGCGGCAGCATTAACTAACTTCttcaaagctttatatttaagaaggcagaagacttggatgcttcatacttttaTATAGATGCCTaattatgttacaaagtttcagTCTGTCACATGTCAattgtccttgaactcattttcatggttcagtgactacttaaaaaaaaggtaagattttttgtaatgttaatttctcacttattatgagtaacaggataactatatttggtatgtgtgtatcTTGCTAGGTCCTTATGGCAAGtcaaacagttttcacttgacctcgacctcatttcatggatcagtgaacaaggttgagttttggtggtcaagtccatatctcagatactataaacgataggtctagtatatttggtgtatggaggaattgttaggtgtacatgtccaactggcaggtgtcatctgaccttgacctcatttcatggtgaTAGCTAAGTTTTTGTGATTTAGTCTAATTTTCTtgtactatatgcaataggtctactttatttggtgtatggaatgattgtaagatgtacatgtccaactggtgagggtcatctgaccttgacctcattttcttggttcagttgtgagagttaagtttttgagttttgctcttttttttctaatactgtatacaataggtcaactatattaggtatatgaaaatatttaatgatgtgcACGTCAGTCTCGCAGGTTTAATTTGACCTCATTTTGGTGAATCATTGGTCAATGTAatgttttcatggttaagtttgtttcttcaatactataagcaaaaggtcaactagaTTTAATGCATATTGATTGTAAAGTGTGCATGTCTGCCTTGCATGGTTCATCTGatgttgacctcattttcatggttcattgttcaATATTTAGTTTACTTGGTAacgtctgtttcttagaaactgtAAGCAATAGTTCATTActgtgaatttatttttttcgttgGATGCCAATTTTTGTGTATTtggtgggtacaggtgaaccatgaaactaaatgttcaacaaaaccaaatattctataggcttgtatacaGACTTCGGCACAACCACGAAAttatatccacgaacatgcaagttttcttcaatccacgaaaataaatgaatccacagtataataagtgtattgaatgattgacAGTTGTACGTGTATTTCctgtttggtttatctgaccttgacatcattttcttggatcatgttaagttaatgtgatagttgtagtaaagctttatttTTAGGACTATCAGCAATATATAAATGGTATATAatgaaggtgagacatttcagcgtgtccACTCTTGTGAAAGGGATGTTaatgtaatacatttgtactgtggattcatttattttttgtgggtATTAATactcgtggattgaggaaaacattCATTTTcgaggatatttgatttcgtggttttcaAAAGGTTTGCATTTAATCATACAGCAAATTTGCAATTggtgaacatttaaattcatggtttccCTAGCCGGCCTGTAcacacaaaatccatgaaaatgtgcatccaaagaataataataaatccacagtataagGAGCATTTTTAGATTTTACATAGTCCCTTGTAGCTAccagttaaaaattcattgtactggaataaaattctaacttgatctctgtaacttgtcatggtgtaagtttataacaaatatcaaataaatatcttaAAGCATAAAGAAAAAAGTGTAACTCAGTGTTGACTATTTGAGTCTGACCATATCTCagcaaaataaaatcaattgaaaaccaaaaaaagTTTGACCTTGATCTTTAAATTGTCACATTAAATCTTAAagccaaatatcaaatcaatatcttttcATGAGGAAACAAgcggctgtcacaacgacagcaaaccggatttattaacatttatttgtgtcctgccaatatcacaagaaccataactgatgaacggtgaaagtgaaaatcgtcaatatcaaatttgacctccattttgtcatcagtatcaacatattcaaatttgaaaagcttaggttgaatggttcatgagtaaatgcacggacaacatgtggttgccgcccgccgtacatccccaaatcaatataccgacatttttgtcacaaaaatccggttaaaaactgtAAAGAACTGATTACATCTATGAATTATCGTAGTCCATGTCACCAttgaccataactctgcacaaaattatttgacttgaATAAAATCATACCCAATCTGTTACTTTAGTTTATATACCAagtatcaaatcaatatcttcaagcacaataaaaaaataaaatcataccCAATCTGTTACtaaataccaaatatcaaatcaatatcttcaagcacgataaaaaaataaaataatacccAATCTGTtactatataccaaatatcaaatcaatatcttcaagcatgataaaaagataaaataataccCAAATCTGTtactatataccaaatatcaaatcaatatcttcaagcacgaTTAAAAAAGTGTGATAAACTGATTTGCTGGACTGATGAATGTAAAGACGTGAGTGCAAACATTAAGTCCCCTTGGACAGAGGACCAAATATAAGGAGTATTACTGCCAAATATCAAATCTAATGTCTTCAAGcacaaagaaaaagtatgttcAACTGATTTGCTGTACTGACTTTGACTGTAGGAGACTACAAATGAGGAGTATGATTACCAATGGGACATTAATCAaccatagataaaaaaaaaaaaaaagatttaaaggcTATGACCTgaaaatataacaattcaaactgGGAGAAACTAGCAGCTTAATATATGCAAAAcgattaatgaaaaacaaataatacagaCTTACACCAACCACCACCAccaaattacaggctcctgacttgggacaaacaaAGAATGTCTTGATTAACTAAGAACAGAATATATACCTCTTTAGACTTTTAGTAACTGATGTGAAATTCATAAGTTTTTCCCATTTATTCTCACTGACTGCACTCTATAGAGATATACAAAGACACAACTGAAATTATACATGTAGAAACATATTTTCATGTGAGTTTTCAATTTTAATCAGGGCCTCTAGGCTATTCTTCCTGCTTTGTACCAACCATGTAAAGAATGCCAAGAGTGGGAATCGAACTGAAGTGCATTTTTAAATGTCATTACATGAGTCAAATTGATCAGATTCTCAATAAAACTAATAAATTAGAGAATAGAAATTGAGAATGTGACAAAaaaacaacctgaccaaagagcagaaaacagctggtGGCCATCAATGATTCTTCAATACagagagaaaatcctgcacccttAGGCATaattcagctggcctctaaacaaaaatgtgtgctAGTTCAATGATTatatcatactaaactccgaaatatttaaatgaactaaaattaaaaatcatacaagactgacTACAGACAGGCGAaaaaatgtggcgggttaaacaggttttttttttagatctgaaTCCTCCCCCTCAGTGATCCTAAGTCACCTAAAGCATGCTGATTGATTGCAGTAGGTGCAATTGTTTAAAAAGCTTGAGGTAGAATTAAAATTCAACCCACAAATTGTTGTTAATTGGTTAACAGAtgtaaagtttttgatttttcaCTTGTATTCTTTAATAATAAGGATAACACGAAGCACATCAGTAAGACATATATCATACAATAACAATTTTATTGTTCAACTCACATAATATACACAATTGTCATGCTTGAATTAACATTTAATTCTCTGAACAAGGAATAACTCTcatacaataaacaaacaaacctttaaaacattcattaattaaaaatatacactgcctatcaaacatgattttttttctttctcatacTGTAGTCACTAGGAGGGGGCCAGGCCTTTTTCTGGACATCTGGATCGGGTATTTTT
It includes:
- the LOC139513039 gene encoding uncharacterized protein → MKKASKKVLVDICIKLFDQKYAEALQKISSKFPYSLLSVRGQPWFTLPGFPPDLLPFRHPSKYDVHSLQTIINCKDLVKFNILHKKLQDAYYKNKVPCKNITKSALQNRLSGVVKKSQDQMDKDFMSFIEKDTATHNNQQEDNSKRKQRKEKSKCTNDLVLRRSKRRKTSTTKKYVSLLTPSCVSYAAKKKRNQKDQKLKPKTQDLSVTNTNENTFIMQIKEEAADPDDYPVPVMKEDDSNTSIPLNVSGGRSITKYDWESDNIHTKSDIVDSVEEHYDPREFDNNHTKSDIIDSVEMTCEEPYGPRKSNNIHTKSDRIDRVEEPYGLRETDNIHTKSDIIDSVEMTCDEPSDDLPCSNYTQSDAIFFHSGLVDNQNSGKYFSCSTDSNNCENIMIKIEPIEH